The Candidatus Paceibacterota bacterium region CCACCGGCAGGCCGATGAGCAGACGGCTGTTGCCCCATAGCATCGGGTAGAGCGGCGAAGTGGCATCGGTCGGTTTGGCCAGGTCCAGGTCCACGCCGAAATGGCCGTCGGGCTTCTGCAATGCGGGCAGGGCCGCCAGCACGTTGGAGACCAGCGGCGGCGAAAACGGCCGGCCGGCACTGGTGAGAATCGCAAGCTCGATATAGCGGCCGGGGACATCGCCGCTGTAATTGTTCGGGTAACGGCGAATCCTGTCGGTGATGTCCGCCAGGAGCCATTCCTCGCTGGTGTACGGGTCAAGAGCCAGCCGTTGGACGCCGCGCGCCAATGCCGCGCCCCAGGGGCCGTCCAGTTGGACGGCCTTCGGCAAAGGCAAGGTCAGTCCGGCCGGCAAGATGTGGCTCGCAGCGAAAGAGTCCCAGGCGCAGCCGAGAATCAGGAATCCCGCCAGGATACGGCGGCGGTTTTGATTCTCACGGGGCTTCATTATGTCATCCTGCGGGGTTTGGGGGGGAATAGCCGGAGTCAGCCCGGCAGGGCGGTGGCCCGGACCGTGGAGGTTGGTGTTCATAGGCAGCGGACGTGACTCAGGAGTTGCCGGTTAAAGGGTATCGTCCATGTTGTCTGCCGGCTTCGAAAAAGGCCAGGATGTTTTCCATGGGCACATCATCGCCAATGTTGTGCGAGGGGGCCAGGATGTAGCCGCCGCCGGGGCCCATCTCGCGGAGGCGCCGTTTCACTTCGGCACGCACGGCCTCGGGAGTGGTCTGCATGGTATGCTGCGAGTCCACACCGCCCAGAAAGCAAAGTCGGTCGCCGAACTCGGCTTTCAGGGCCGCGGGATCCATCCCGGACGCGGCGACCTGGATCGGGTTCAGGATGTCCACGCCATTGTCAATGAAGTCCGGGATGAACGCCCGCACTCCGCCGCAACTGTGATACATCACGCGCATGCCCGGGGTATGCCGCTTGATGGACCGGATCAGGTCCGCGTGCACCGGCTTCAGCAGAGATCGGTACATGGCGGGCGAGATCAGGGGCCCGCGTTGGCTGCCGAGGTCGTCCAGGACCTCGACCCATTCCACGAACTCGCCCACGGCCTCCAACTGAACGAAATAGAAGTCCTTGACGACCTGCTGGACCTTCCAGAACAGCGCCTCCGCGAACTCCGGCCGGAGCGCCATGTCCTCGAGGAGGTTCACCATCCCGCGTAGTTGCTGGGCGATCTCGAAGACGCCCAGCATGACCGGCCGATAGGCCACCAGCGCGCAATCCGTTTCCGTGAACCGCTTTGCGGCCTCGGCGCGCAGACCCGCGACCCGCGCCGGATCACGAGGGTCCGGCCACTCGAACGAATCCAGGTCGCTGGCGGTGGCTTCGGCCAGCGGCTGTCCGGAAAGCTCGTACACCCTGGTCTCGGGATGCTCCCAGTAGGTCAGACCCCACTCGTCACTCCAGCCGCGACCGGGGGCGGGGCGGGTGCGAAAGCCGGCCGGCGGGCGCAGATGAACATAGCGAACATCCGACCCGAGCGCAGCCAGCACGCGAGGATCCTGGCGCATCAGTTGGGGGCCGACGAGCACAGGCGCGACCTGACCCCTGATGCCAAAATGCGCGGCCAGCCGGTCGAACCGCGACTCGGTCATCTTGGCCGCCGTGCCCCCGATGCAGACAGGCACGCGGTCGGGTTCGCGATGGTTCAGGGCGGTCCGGACGCGCTCGCGTGAGGTCATCCTGGGCATAGTGTTCACTGATTCGGGGGTTCTGGTGAAACCTGGCGGCCGCATCTGCCAGGTCGCGCCATGCGCCACCGTCCGCGCCGGCTGACGGTGGCGGCCACTGGTTCTTGCAGTTGGTTCA contains the following coding sequences:
- a CDS encoding uroporphyrinogen decarboxylase family protein gives rise to the protein MPRMTSRERVRTALNHREPDRVPVCIGGTAAKMTESRFDRLAAHFGIRGQVAPVLVGPQLMRQDPRVLAALGSDVRYVHLRPPAGFRTRPAPGRGWSDEWGLTYWEHPETRVYELSGQPLAEATASDLDSFEWPDPRDPARVAGLRAEAAKRFTETDCALVAYRPVMLGVFEIAQQLRGMVNLLEDMALRPEFAEALFWKVQQVVKDFYFVQLEAVGEFVEWVEVLDDLGSQRGPLISPAMYRSLLKPVHADLIRSIKRHTPGMRVMYHSCGGVRAFIPDFIDNGVDILNPIQVAASGMDPAALKAEFGDRLCFLGGVDSQHTMQTTPEAVRAEVKRRLREMGPGGGYILAPSHNIGDDVPMENILAFFEAGRQHGRYPLTGNS